The following coding sequences lie in one Brassica oleracea var. oleracea cultivar TO1000 unplaced genomic scaffold, BOL UnpScaffold00641, whole genome shotgun sequence genomic window:
- the LOC106319851 gene encoding serine/threonine-protein kinase ULK3, with product MEEYKAKSKLSESSTSTVWLAKHMLTGEEAVMKCFDLSKLNHNLRICLENELDFLSSVDHPNIIRLLHVLQEKDLLIMILEYCDGGTLSSYIKRHGRVQEHIARRFMKQIGAGLEIIHDNHIIHRDLKPENILLAGAGDESVLKIADFSLSRKLLPGKYLETVCGSPFYMAPEVLQFQRYNEKADMWSVGAILFELLHGYPPFSGRNNVQVLRNIKSSLSCPFSRSIVQQLHPDCIDVCSRLLSTNPVTRLSFDEFYKHKFLSI from the exons ATGGAGGAGTACAAAGCGAAATCGAAGCTGAGCGAGAGCTCAACCTCCACGGTTTGGCTAGCGAAGCACATGCTAACCGGAGAAGAAGCGGTGATGAAGTGTTTCGATCTCTCGAAGCTCAATCACAATCTCAGAATCTGTTTGGAAAACGAGCTCGATTTTCTATCCTCCGTCGATCATCCCAACATCATCCGCCTCCTCCACGTTCTCCAGGAGAAGGATTTACTCATCATGATTCTGGAGTATTGTGACGGTGGAACTCTATCTTCATACATTAAGCGTCACGGGAGAGTTCAAGAACATATCGCCAGAAGATTCATGAAGCAAATCG GAGCTGGTTTAGAAATCATTCATGATAATCACATCATCCATAGGGATCTTAAACCAGAG AATATTTTACTAGCTGGAGCAGGCGATGAATCGGTGTTGAAGATAGCTGATTTTAGTCTTTCAAG AAAGCTGCTCCCGGGAAAGTATCTAGAGACAGTGTGTGGTTCTCCGTTTTACATGGCACCTGAAGTTCTTCAGTTTCAGAGATACAATGAAAAG GCTGATATGTGGAGCGTAGGAGCAATTCTATTCGAGCTGCTTCATGGCTATCCACCTTTCAGTGGTAGGAACAATGTTCAG GTGTTAAGGAACATCAAATCTAGTTTATCTTGTCCTTTCTCTCGGTCGATTGTTCAGCAGTTGCATCCAGATTGCATCGACGTATGCTCAAGGCTGCTCTCTACTAACCCAg TTACGCGGCTCTCGTTTGATGAATTCTACAAACACAAGTTCTTAAGTATCTGA